A single Chlorocebus sabaeus isolate Y175 chromosome 3, mChlSab1.0.hap1, whole genome shotgun sequence DNA region contains:
- the MLNR gene encoding motilin receptor yields MGSRWNSSDGPEDAREQPWAALPPCDERRCSPFPLGALVPVTAVCLGLFAVGVSGNVVTVLLIGRYRDMRTTTNLYLGSMAVSDLLILLGLPFDLYRLWRSRPWVFGPLLCRLSLYVGEGCTYATLLHMTALSVERYLAICRPLRARVLVTRRRVRALIAVLWAVALLSAGPFLFLVGVEQDPDISVVPGLNGTARLAPSPPASSPPLWLSRAPPPSPPSGPETAEAAALFSRECRPSPAQLGALRVMLWVTTAYFFLPFLCLSILYGLIGRELWSSRRPLRGRAASGRERGHRQTVRVLLVVVLAFVVCWLPFHVGRIIYINTEDLRMMYFSQYFNIVALQLFYLSASINPILYNLISKKYRAAACKLLLARKSRPTGLHRSRDTAGEVAGDTGGDTAGYTETSANMKTTG; encoded by the exons ATGGGCAGCCGCTGGAACAGCAGCGACGGCCCCGAGGACGCGCGGGAGCAGCCATGGGCCGCGCTGCCGCCTTGCGACGAGCGCCGCTGCTCGCCCTTTCCCCTGGGGGCCCTGGTGCCGGTGACCGCAGTGTGCCTGGGCCTGTTCGCCGTCGGGGTGAGCGGCAACGTGGTGACCGTGCTGCTCATCGGGCGCTACCGGGACATGCGGACCACCACCAACTTGTACCTGGGCAGCATGGCAGTGTCCGACCTACTCATCCTGCTCGGGCTGCCCTTCGACCTGTACCGCCTCTGGCGCTCGCGGCCCTGGGTGTTCGGGCCGCTGCTCTGCCGCCTATCGCTCTACGTGGGCGAGGGCTGCACCTACGCCACGCTGCTGCACATGACGGCGCTCAGCGTGGAGCGCTACCTGGCCATCTGTCGCCCGCTCCGCGCCCGCGTCCTGGTCACCCGGCGCCGCGTCCGCGCGCTCATCGCTGTGCTCTGGGCGGTGGCGCTGCTCTCTGCTGGGCCCTTCTTGTTCCTGGTGGGCGTCGAGCAGGACCCCGACATCTCCGTGGTCCCGGGCCTCAATGGCACCGCGCGGCTCGCTCCCTCGCCTCCCGCCTCGTCGCCGCCCCTCTGGCTCTCGCGGGCGCCACCGCCGTCCCCGCCGTCGGGGCCCGAGACCGCGGAGGCCGCGGCGCTGTTCAGCCGCGAATGCCGGCCAAGCCCCGCGCAGCTGGGTGCGCTGCGTGTCATGCTGTGGGTCACCACCGCCTACTTCTTCCTgccctttctgtgcctcagcatCCTCTATGGGCTCATCGGGCGCGAGCTGTGGAGCAGCCGGCGGCCGCTGCGAGGCCGGGCCGCCTCGGGGCGGGAGAGAGGCCACCGGCAGACCGTCCGCGTCCTGC TGGTGGTGGTTCTGGCATTCGTAGTTTGCTGGTTGCCATTCCACGTTGGCAGAATCATTTACATAAACACGGAAGATTTGCGGATGATGTACTTCTCTCAGTACTTTAACATCGTCGCTCTGCAACTTTTCTATCTGAGCGCATCTATCAACCCAATCCTCTACAACCTCATTTCAAAGAAGTACAGAGCGGCAGCCTGTAAACTGCTGCTTGCAAGGAAGTCCAGGCCGACAGGCTTACACAGAAGCAGGGACACTGCGGGGGAAGTTGCAGGGGACACTGGAGGAGACACAGCAGGCTACACCGAGACAAGCGCTAACATGAAGACGACGGGGTAA